In the genome of Zobellia nedashkovskayae, the window AATCTCTGGAGCGATGATTTGAAAAATCATATCGAATCTCACTTGGTCGTTACCAGCTCCTGTACTACCATGAGCGATATAATCAGCACCAATTTTCTTGGCATAAGTGACTATCTCAATAGCTTGTACAATTCGTTCTGCACTAACAGATAGGGGATATGTATTGTTTTTTAGAACATTACCAAAGATGAGATATTTTACAACTTTATCGTAAAAAATCTGAACGGCATCAATAGAAGTGTACGAACTGGCACCCAATTGTATTGCTTTCTCTTTTATAGAAGCAATCTCTTCTTTGGAGAAACCGCCAGTATTTACGCTTACTGCATGTACATCAAAACCTTGTTCTTGTGATAGGTATTTAGCGCAGTAGGAAGTGTCTAATCCGCCGCTGTATGCTAAAACTAATTTTTTCATTTTAAAAATTGTATTGTCTCGGCCATTATTAAATAATTCAATGACCTATTAGGTTATTCGTTTGTTTTCTTTTTAAGAAAAAGAGACTCTTTAATACTTTTGAGTCTTTTGAAAGCTTTACTGTTGATATGTTCTTTTTCAACTTTTTCAACTTTTTTCTCCTTTGCATCTGAGTCGTAAAGCATACCTGTACAAAGGCACATTTTGCGTTCGGTACGCGTAAGAATATCAAAGTTTTTGCATGTCTGACAACCTTTCCAAAATTCTGGGTCATCAGTTAGTTCAGAAAATGTAACTGGTTTGTAACCAAGTTCATAATTCATTTTCATTACGGCCAAGCCAGTAGTAATACCAAATATTTTGGCATCAGGAAATTTCTCTCGCGAAAGCTCGAAGATTCTTTTTTTAATTTTTTTGGCCAATCCTTGATTTCTATAATCAGGGTGGACTATGAGGCCGGAATTCGCTACGAATTTCTCATGCCCCCAGACTTCTATATAACAGAAGCCGGCAAATTTGTCGCCATCTAAAGCAATAACAGCATTACCATTTTCCAAACGTTTTAGAATATATTCTGGTGTACGTTTAGCTATGCCGGTACCTCTTACCTTAGCAGATTCCGTAATGGTATCACTAATGATTTGAGCGTATTTGAGATGAGACTTGTTAGCAATAATTATATTCATTGCCAAAAGGGTTTAAATTGTAAAAAAAAATGAATTGTTGGTCGTTTAGCGGAAATGGACTCACCTATTCCCATGAAATATATACACCCTTACGGGCGACGGCGAGAAGCCGGGCGAACAGGAGCAAGATTGCTCAAAGTGTTAAATATGTGTCTTTGTCCTTTCATGGAAAGCCAAATGTACAAGATTATGACGAAAGTATAAGGGTGTGTTGTTAATTTTTGCGAAAAATAACAAATTGCTCTTTTGAGTTAAAAATTTCGTAAATCAAAAACACATATACAGAAATATATTCAACGGTGATTAAGGTTAGATTTTCTTTAAAGTCGGCCTGCGAATACGCATAGTAGCTGAGAACCACAGTGGCTGACCAAAGTACCGCATATTTGTATCTGGTAAATACACCTAATACCACCAAAAAGATGATATACCATGGATGTACGGTAGCAGACATAAAGTAGTACAGGGTAAGTACGGCCATCATTGAGGTAATTAATGTTGGTATTTTTTGATTGTCTCTTAGAAAAGTGAACAGCAGGACAAATAGAATTGTGACTATAGGTGTTATTTTTCCGTAGGTTTTTATAAGTTCCCAGGGCTTTCCGTCAAACTGGATAGCAATATATTTAATGGCGTTATATAATCCTGCATTAAACTCAAAGTTAGAAAACCAGAGACCTACAGTTTCTGAATAGTTGGCAATAAATGCGGGAGAGTAGAACGGAGCGAACATCAGTAAACAACTAATGCCAATTATAACATAGAAGGTTATACTTTTTTTGAGGCCTAGATGTTTCAGAAAAAGGGGTAAAAACAATAAAGGAACAAGTTTCACACAAATAGATAAGGCATAAGGAATGGCTGCTAATGTCCATTTTTTAACGGACAATAAATAGAGCGACCAAACGAAAAAGAAAAGCATGACACCTTCAAAATGTAGGTTTCCAGTAAGTTCTATGATAACCAAAGGGTTGAGAAAATACCAAAATATGAGATGCGGTGATTGGTTAAGATTTTTCAAAAGTTTTCTACCAAAGTACAAGATGCCTATATCTGCCAGGATAATCATGGTTCTCATAACGAGTACCGAGCCCATAAGGCTTTTTCCGCCTAAAAGCGCAGCTATGGCAAAAAGTAACTGATTTAAAGGAGGGTAGTTGCTAAAGTGTTTTGCACTAAGATTTCCCATACCATCATAAAGCGCGTGGGCATTAGGTATAACCAAATCGCTTTGAGCAATTAAATCATTCGGTACTTCTAAATAGGGGTTGATGAAATTACCAACAAGGTGTCCATCCCAAATAAAACGATAATAATCCTGTGAGAGGTTTGGCTCTGTTATCAAGAAAATGAGCCTAAAAATAACCCCAACAACCAAAAGAAACTTTAAATTCCATTTTTCAAATTGTATCAGTTTTAAGCACAGAAAAAAGGAAGCGGCAAAAAGGGTTAACAGCTTTATATAATCTGTTCGTTCTAACTGAAAAGCAAAGGTATAATAGAGAATAGCACCCAATAGGGCCATAAGTATGGGCACTTTGTGAAGCTTCCAGTATGTGGCAGGTGTATTGGGCATTTAACGGTTTGTTCTTATTACCGAAAAAATAAGGAAATTAAATGACTTGATAGTGTTTATTGGATATGGCTGCGTTTTATTAAGCACGAGCCGTAAGCGACTTGGTGAAAACAAATCCAAAACCTATAAAAAGCATAAAGTGAAAAGGGAAAAGTCCAAAATCATTTAGAGGAATGGCGCTATACATCCCAAATAGGAAATATATCATAAGAATAGCCTCTAAAATCATGTTGGGAGATAATTTCCTGGTAAGGTACTTATTGCCCTTCCAAGAGTCTGTAAGATTGTTTAAATTGAATTTAGGCGTACGCACAAACTCACTTCTTTTTCCCATATGACCTTCAAGAACAGCAATAGAATTGTGTAGTGAAAAACCTAATGCCACTGAAAAGAACGTAAAGAACAGTTTAATATAGTCTATGAAATTATCAAAGCTACTACCTTGAATACTTTTATAGGTAAACCAATAGCAGACAAATAGAATTATAGTACTTAAAACAAAGAAACTTAGTAAAGTAAATACGATATCTAATTGCGGATATAAAGCCTTTATGTACATGGCCGGAATGCTTAATAGGGCAACCAAGAAAACACATAAGAACATGGAACTGTTCAAAAGGTGCATTACACCATGAAATTTAGTTTTGAATGAAATGTTTTTAGCGGAAACAACGTTAACCACTGTTTTTCTAAAGTTTTCAGCACCACCTTTATTCCAACGGAATTGTTGCGAACGGGCCGCACTAATAACAACAGGAAGCTCTGCAGGTGTCTCAACATCTTCAAGATACTTGAATTTCCAGTTCTTCAATTGTGCTCTATAACTAAGGTCTAGGTCTTCCGTAAGGGTGTCTCCTTCCCAGTTTCCGGCATCTATAATACATTCTTTACGCCAAATACCAGCGGTACCGTTAAAGTTGATAAAATGCCCTTTGGCATTTCTTCCCACTTGTTCAAGGGTAAAGTGAGCATCCAAAGCAAAAGCTTGAATACGTGTTAATGTAGAGTACTCGCGGTTAATATGACCCCATCGTGTCTGTACAACACCAATTTCTGGGTCTTTAAAATAAAGAACGGTCTTTTTTAACCAATCACTAGAAGGTAAAAAATCAGCATCAAAAATAGCTATGAATTCACCTTTTGCTATCTCTAGACCTTCCTTTAAGGCACCTGCTTTAAATCCTTGGCGGTTTTCACGGCATATGTGTTGAATGTCAAGACCGGTTTCTTGTAATGCTTTTACCCGTGCGGCAGTTTCATGTACCGTATCATCTGTAGAATCATCAAGTACCTGAATCTCCAGTTTGCTCTTAGGGTATTCTATTTTTGCAATGTTTTCCAACAAGCGCTCCATAACATATTCTTCGTTATAGACAGGCAGTTGTATGGTAACGTAAGGTATCTCTTTTGGATCTAGAAGATTAAATTTTGGAGCAATTTGGTTACGCCTTTTATACCCTAGGTAATTAACCAAAAGGTTAAGTTGCGCTAGACTATAAAAAAATATCAATAGTAGTGCTACACTATAGATTGCGATAATAATGTAAGCAATGATTAAACCCATATATTATTTTATGCTGTATTTAAAAATCCAACCTAATATTTTGATGCCCGCAAATATACTACCTTTTACGGTACCGGATACTTTGGACACTCCAATTCTTTTTTTGTAACGTACTGGTACTTCGGTGTATGCCAACTTTTTCTTTAAAGCCTTCAATTGCATCTCTACCGTCCACCCATAAGTTTTGTCCTCCATGTTGAGTGCTAACAACTTACCATAGGATATAGCCCTAAACGGACCAAGATC includes:
- a CDS encoding GNAT family N-acetyltransferase — its product is MNIIIANKSHLKYAQIISDTITESAKVRGTGIAKRTPEYILKRLENGNAVIALDGDKFAGFCYIEVWGHEKFVANSGLIVHPDYRNQGLAKKIKKRIFELSREKFPDAKIFGITTGLAVMKMNYELGYKPVTFSELTDDPEFWKGCQTCKNFDILTRTERKMCLCTGMLYDSDAKEKKVEKVEKEHINSKAFKRLKSIKESLFLKKKTNE
- a CDS encoding cellulose synthase family protein, which codes for MGLIIAYIIIAIYSVALLLIFFYSLAQLNLLVNYLGYKRRNQIAPKFNLLDPKEIPYVTIQLPVYNEEYVMERLLENIAKIEYPKSKLEIQVLDDSTDDTVHETAARVKALQETGLDIQHICRENRQGFKAGALKEGLEIAKGEFIAIFDADFLPSSDWLKKTVLYFKDPEIGVVQTRWGHINREYSTLTRIQAFALDAHFTLEQVGRNAKGHFINFNGTAGIWRKECIIDAGNWEGDTLTEDLDLSYRAQLKNWKFKYLEDVETPAELPVVISAARSQQFRWNKGGAENFRKTVVNVVSAKNISFKTKFHGVMHLLNSSMFLCVFLVALLSIPAMYIKALYPQLDIVFTLLSFFVLSTIILFVCYWFTYKSIQGSSFDNFIDYIKLFFTFFSVALGFSLHNSIAVLEGHMGKRSEFVRTPKFNLNNLTDSWKGNKYLTRKLSPNMILEAILMIYFLFGMYSAIPLNDFGLFPFHFMLFIGFGFVFTKSLTARA
- a CDS encoding mannosyltransferase — encoded protein: MPNTPATYWKLHKVPILMALLGAILYYTFAFQLERTDYIKLLTLFAASFFLCLKLIQFEKWNLKFLLVVGVIFRLIFLITEPNLSQDYYRFIWDGHLVGNFINPYLEVPNDLIAQSDLVIPNAHALYDGMGNLSAKHFSNYPPLNQLLFAIAALLGGKSLMGSVLVMRTMIILADIGILYFGRKLLKNLNQSPHLIFWYFLNPLVIIELTGNLHFEGVMLFFFVWSLYLLSVKKWTLAAIPYALSICVKLVPLLFLPLFLKHLGLKKSITFYVIIGISCLLMFAPFYSPAFIANYSETVGLWFSNFEFNAGLYNAIKYIAIQFDGKPWELIKTYGKITPIVTILFVLLFTFLRDNQKIPTLITSMMAVLTLYYFMSATVHPWYIIFLVVLGVFTRYKYAVLWSATVVLSYYAYSQADFKENLTLITVEYISVYVFLIYEIFNSKEQFVIFRKN